The DNA sequence CCGACCGCCAAGGTGGTGTACCAAACCCGTAAAGGCAAAGGCAACGCCATGGCGTGCGGCTTCGCCGAGGTCACCGGCGATGCCATCGTGATGTTCGACATCGACGGATCCGCCGACCCGCACGAGATCCCGCGATTCATCAACGCGCTGACCGACGGCGCCGATCTGGCCAAGGGCAGCCGGTTCTGTCGCGGCGGCGGCAGCGAGGACATCACGCTGGTCCGCTCGCTGGGCAACAAGGGCCTCAACATCCTGGCCAGCGTGCTCACCAAGACCCGGTTCACCGACCTCTGCTACGGCTACAACGCCTTCTGGGCCGACCAGCTCTACATGCTCGATCTCCCCGACACCACCACCGAATCGCCCGAGATGCTGCGCGGTGACGGCTTCGAGATCGAAGCCCTGATCATCGGCCGGTTCGCCCTCTCGGGTGCGGCCATCACCGAGGTGCCCAGCTTCGAGCACGACCGCTACCACGGCAGCACCAACCTCAACACGTTCAAGGACGGCTTCCGGGTGCTGTGGACGATCCTGCAGGACCGTCTCTACGCCCGCGAGATCCGCAAGCTGGCCAAGCGCCGTCATGCCAGCAGCGTCCCCGGCCCCAAGCGTCCGGGCTGGATGACCGACGAGGTCCGCCACGGTGTGCGGCG is a window from the Mycolicibacterium anyangense genome containing:
- a CDS encoding glycosyltransferase family 2 protein, whose product is MTDVSAARDHLDDEPPVRYVLDADGQPMLGADGEPIIDRRRPKSERRPANPRVSVVVPAKNEAPNIREILPYLKEFYEVIVVVSESDHESAQAATEALPTAKVVYQTRKGKGNAMACGFAEVTGDAIVMFDIDGSADPHEIPRFINALTDGADLAKGSRFCRGGGSEDITLVRSLGNKGLNILASVLTKTRFTDLCYGYNAFWADQLYMLDLPDTTTESPEMLRGDGFEIEALIIGRFALSGAAITEVPSFEHDRYHGSTNLNTFKDGFRVLWTILQDRLYAREIRKLAKRRHASSVPGPKRPGWMTDEVRHGVRRIHRLDPSVGPVDTRQWHVDR